One segment of Tachyglossus aculeatus isolate mTacAcu1 chromosome 16, mTacAcu1.pri, whole genome shotgun sequence DNA contains the following:
- the PPP1R8 gene encoding nuclear inhibitor of protein phosphatase 1, giving the protein MAAAANSASSLPLFDCPSWAGKPPPGLHLDVVKGDKLIEKLIIDEKKYYLFGRNPDLCDFTIDHQSCSRVHAALVYHKHLKRVFLIDLNSTHGTFLGHIRLEPHKPQQIPIDSTVSFGASTRAYTLREKPQTLPSAAKGDEKMSGEDDELKGLLGLPEEETELDNLTEFNTAHNKRISTLTIEEGNLDIQRPKRKRKNSRVTFSEDDEIINPEDVDPSVGRFRNMVQTAVVPVKKKRLEGPGSLSLDESVSRRLQSFPFSGGLYGGLPPTHSEAGAQAHGGHGTALIGGLPMPYPNLAPEVDLSPVAPSAGAAHPTPSPAVFTADVLNEPKKKKYAKEAWPGKKPMPSLLI; this is encoded by the exons GGCAGGTAAACCTCCGCCCGGATTACATCTGGATGTAGTCAAAGGAGACAAGCTAATTGAG AAACTGATCATTGACGAGAAGAAGTATTACCTGTTTGGGAGGAATCCGGACCTGTGCGACTTCACCATCGACCACCAGTCTTGCTCGCGGGTCCACGCCGCCCTGGTCTACCACAAGCACCTCAAGAGAGTTTTCCTCATAGACCTCAACAGCA CACACGGCACCTTCTTGGGACACATCCGGCTGGAGCCCCACAAGCCCCAGCAGATCCCCATCGACTCCACCGTGTCGTTCGGCGCCTCCACGCGGGCCTACACGCTGCGCGAGAAGCCGCAGACGTTGCCCTCGGCCGCCAAAGGGGATGAGAAGATGAGCGGAGAGGACGACGAGCTCAAGGGGCTTCTAGGCCTCCCGGAAGAGGAGACGGAGCTTGAC AATCTGACTGAGTTCAACACGGCCCACAACAAGAGGATCTCCACCCTGACCATCGAAGAGGGGAACCTGGATATCCAGAGACCCAAGCGGAAACGGAAGAACTCACGGGTCACCTTCAGCGAGGACGATGAGATCATTAACCCAG AGGACGTGGACCCCTCGGTCGGGCGCTTCAGAAACATGGTCCAGACGGCGGTAGTTCCCGTCAAG aaGAAGCGCCTGGAAGGCCCGGGCTCACTAAGCCTGGATGAGTCCGTTAGCCGGCGCCTGCAGAGCTTCCCGTTCAGCGGGGGGCTGTACGGAGGCCTCCCACCGACGCACAGCGAGGCCGGGGCTCAGGCTCACGGCGGTCACGGGACCGCGCTCATCGGCGGCCTGCCCATGCCCTACCCCAACTTGGCCCCCGAGGTGGACCTGTCCCCCGTGGCCCCCTCCGCTGGGGCCGCGcacccaacccccagccctgccGTCTTTACCGCCGATGTGCTTAACGAGCCCAAGAAGAAGAAATACGCCAAGGAGGCCTGGCCCGGCAAGAAGCCCATGCCCTCCTTACTCATCTGA